CCGCCGTCTCTTCATGGCTTTGATTTGCCGGGAGATGTTTGCTCAGTGCCGGTGGGCGTGGGGGAAGTTCCATTATCTCTCTAACCTCCTCCCATCTGTTCACCGCCCAAAGCCACATCCCTCTTAGCGATCTCTCACCGCAGACTGATGCTAGGATAAGCAGTGATAATATCTTGTTAAGCGGTAGTCGGTTATTTTGGACAGCCTGGCGAATAAGGTATTGGGATGGACATATCGGCCCGCCACGAGCATCTTTCTCACCTCCTTCCTGGTGGTCTTTGTGATAGTATACTAAATCATACAATCATTGAAAGGCCCTGCCTCAGAAATTCAGAAATCTCCCGGTTGCATTTCCAGAGGAGATTAAGGTAAAATAATTTGAGACGATATCTCAGGAGGATAAGCATGTTCAAGCTGGCGGTTCTCAGCGGCAAGGGAGGGGTTGGGAAAACCACTGTGGCTGTAAATCTCGCCCGTGCCCTCGCTCAGAAGGAGGAGGTGGGGCTATTGGATGCCGATATAAGCGGGCCGAACGCACCTAAAATGCTAGGGGTGTCGGGAGCGCTCAGGCTTTCCGAGGAGGGAAGGATGATCCCCATTCAGGTCGGCCGAATAAAACTCGTGTCGATGAGCTTCGTGCTACCGGATGAGGATACACCTGTGATATGGCGCGGGCCGCTTAAAAGCAAGGCCATAAATCAATTCTTCACCGATACGGACTGGGGAGATATCAGGTATCTGGTGATAGACCTGCCACCTGGAACGGGAGATGAAGCACTATCGGTCGCACAGTCGATGGAAGGGATAGATGGGGCGATTATCGTGACCACACCACAGGATGTGGCGCTTCTGGATTCGCGCAAGGCGGTTAACTTCGCCAGAAAACTGAACATGCCTGTCGTAGGGATTGTGGAAAACATGAGCGGTCTGATATGTCCTCACTGTGGCAATAGGATAGATCTTTTCAAGGTTGGAGGCGGTGAAAGGGCTGCTGAAGAGATGGGGGTCGATTTCCTCGGAAGGATCCCGATCGATCCGAAGATAGTCGAGCTTTCGGACGAAGGCCTTTCGCCTTTCGATAAAGCTCCCGACTCACCAGCCGTCCGGGCTTTCATCGAGATAGCTCGGAGATGCGAGGAGTTTCTCGGTTAAAGCGGTCTCATCTGTGCAATAGGATCGTGCCGTTCTCCCCCACAGCCCAGATCCGCTTGCCGTCCGTCCACAGGTGGTGCAGGTTCGATGGGGTGCCGGATTCCTCCCTGCGCCACCTTCCCCCCCCGTTTTCGGTGCTGAGTATCACGCCTTTATCTCCGGCCACCCAACCGTTGTTATGATCGAGGAACAGGACGGTGCGCAGTTTCACCCTTACTCCGCTTCGCTGCCCTTCCCAGCTTTTACCTCCGTTTTCGGTGTGTAGTATCAACCCGTAATCTCCGACCGCCCAGCCGTAATCCGGATCGGTGAAGAAAACCCCGTATAGGTCGATGCCCGTGCCGCTCTCC
This portion of the Candidatus Poribacteria bacterium genome encodes:
- a CDS encoding Mrp/NBP35 family ATP-binding protein, whose translation is MFKLAVLSGKGGVGKTTVAVNLARALAQKEEVGLLDADISGPNAPKMLGVSGALRLSEEGRMIPIQVGRIKLVSMSFVLPDEDTPVIWRGPLKSKAINQFFTDTDWGDIRYLVIDLPPGTGDEALSVAQSMEGIDGAIIVTTPQDVALLDSRKAVNFARKLNMPVVGIVENMSGLICPHCGNRIDLFKVGGGERAAEEMGVDFLGRIPIDPKIVELSDEGLSPFDKAPDSPAVRAFIEIARRCEEFLG